Proteins from a single region of Anthonomus grandis grandis chromosome 10, icAntGran1.3, whole genome shotgun sequence:
- the LOC126741132 gene encoding odorant receptor Or2-like, translating to MTWHLLKIIMVCAGCWRLQLTNNKIINFFYILYSIFVQASLLLFFIGLVINIPVLLKQKDFEKVSESIGYSIIDSVLLVKIYICQTQNVQNLIEQYQINQRLMYRDDPKEVHKVSEADVTVINKLIKILTVATACTCLSLYISTYLKYLEYKRSNSTGEKPLILPIWYPFNTNKYYKTAFFVGVLFCIVGGGCYLVIQALFLTLVTHAIIQLKAIQILGRGLTKFSKKNYVNHQFNDEQVNRATLRNLCLKHQSIISFVDKFNLAMRNILLIEFILNSVNIAAFIIRLLIMQNSFWMKIFLITICITQIFQLFVLAWHANELQIQSIMISDALFESEWYETSKSVKSTIVFMMARSRKPLRLFVGPFFPMTINTAIATMKAAYSYVTLMVAMTDNGGS from the exons attatggtCTGTGCAGGGTGTTGGCGTTTACAGCTGACGAATAacaagattattaattttttttatattttatactcAATTTTTGTTCAAGCATCACTGCTTCTTTTCTTTATAGGCCTTGTAATCAACATTCCTGTATTACTTAAAcaaaaagattttgaaaaagtttCAGAAAGTATCGGCTATAGCATCATCGATTCGGTTTTGTTGGTGAAAATATACATATGCCAAACACAAAATGTACAAAATCTGATTGAACAATATCAAATCAATCAACGTTTAATGTATCGTGATGATCCGAAGGAAGTGCATAAGGTTTCCGAAGCTGATGTAACG gttataaataaattaataaaaatattaacagtagCAACGGCATGCACATGTTTATCACTATATATAAGtacttatctaaaatatttggaatataaGCGTTCAAATTCAACTGGCGAGAAGCCTTTGATATTACCTATATGGTATCCATTTAATacgaataaatattataaaacagcATTTTTCGTTG GGGTTCTTTTTTGTATTGTTGGCGGCGGTTGCTACTTGGTGATCCAAGCTTTATTCCTCACCCTTGTGACACATGCAATTATTCAACTAAAAGCCATTCAGATATTAGGAAGAGGCctaacaaaattttctaaaaagaaCTATGTTAATCATCAGTTTAATGACGAACAAGTTAACAGAGCTACATTACGTAATTTATGCCTTAAACATCAATCTATTATCAG tttcgtcgatAAGTTTAATCTTGCGAtgagaaatattttactaatagaATTTATTCTCAATTCAGTTAATATTGCTGCCTTCATAATACGCCTTTTAATTATG caaaattctttttggatgaaaatatttttgatcacTATATGTATAACACAAATATTTCAGTTATTTGTTCTCGCTTGGCATGCTAATGAATTACAAATACAG agcaTTATGATATCAGATGCATTATTTGAGAGTGAATGGTACGAAACATCAAAGAGTGTCAAAAGTACAATAGTCTTTATGATGGCGAGATCTCGAAAACCATTGAGATTATTTGTTGGGCCGTTCTTTCCCATGACAATTAATACCGCCATTGCA accATGAAAGCCGCGTACTCATATGTTACCCTAATGGTAGCTATGACTGACAATGGTGGATCTTAA